The proteins below are encoded in one region of Hordeum vulgare subsp. vulgare chromosome 3H, MorexV3_pseudomolecules_assembly, whole genome shotgun sequence:
- the LOC123439435 gene encoding uncharacterized protein LOC123439435: MRREGRQRGWVRVYDRALVDPDGNRRAVHVVDGQVVANGGYIRAPRKPNNQSKSGGLRALGCRDALSQEDEEPQDLPPKDKRFGYYYSTGWQSPFKYEATSGQLLSWKYDAAEHEEVHARPTPPAARFGGRSACKGGRKFKHDEIKMYYLDAAEDVEGDYDFDS, translated from the coding sequence ATGCGGCGCGAGGGACGGCAGCGAGGGTGGGTGCGCGTCTACGACCGCGCCCTGGTCGACCCGGACGGCAACCGCCGCGCCGTGCACGTCGTCGACGGCCAGGTGGTGGCCAACGGCGGCTACATCAGGGCGCCGCGGAAGCCGAACAACCAGTCCAAGTCCGGCGGCCTCCGCGCGCTCGGCTGCAGGGACGCCCTATCGCAGGAGGATGAGGAGCCGCAGGACCTTCCGCCCAAGGACAAGCGCTTCGGGTACTACTACTCGACGGGGTGGCAGTCGCCGTTCAAGTACGAGGCCACGTCAGGGCAACTGCTGTCGTGGAAGTACGACGCCGCCGAGCACGAGGAGGTGCACGCTCGTCCGACGCCGCCGGCAGCGCGTTTCGGGGGCAGATCGGCGTGCAAGGGGGGACGCAAGTTCAAGCACGACGAGATCAAGATGTATTACCTCGACGCGGCCGAGGACGTCGAGGGGGACTATGACTTCGATTCATGA